The Iamia majanohamensis genome window below encodes:
- the mraY gene encoding phospho-N-acetylmuramoyl-pentapeptide-transferase: MAAGVALACSLVGTRFLIVWLRQRGIGQPIHEDVPDAHKGKAGTPTMGGIAIVVGAVVGYLVAHTRQGLPFTASGLLLVGLIIGAGAVGMADDWIKISQERNLGLSKAAKSIGLLTVAVGFSVLAVTVTDVHTNLSFTRFDNFEDLDLGPVLWCVWAVLLIVGCTNAVNLTDGLDGLAGGSAIFGFAAFTVIAFWAFRNAGQAGALANYQIPDALDLAVVAAALVGSTTGFLWWNATPARIFMGDTGSLAIGGGLAGLALLLNTQLLLPIIGGLFVFETMSVIVQVAAFRAFGKRPFRMAPIHHHYEFAGWPQTTIIVRFWILAGLSTAIALGLYLADYIHLTGQ, encoded by the coding sequence ATGGCCGCCGGGGTGGCCCTGGCGTGCTCCCTCGTGGGCACCCGCTTCCTCATCGTCTGGCTGCGCCAGCGGGGCATCGGCCAGCCCATCCACGAGGACGTCCCCGACGCCCACAAGGGCAAGGCCGGCACCCCCACCATGGGCGGCATCGCCATCGTCGTCGGCGCCGTCGTCGGCTACCTCGTGGCCCACACCCGCCAGGGCCTGCCCTTCACGGCCTCGGGCCTGCTCCTCGTGGGCCTCATCATCGGGGCCGGGGCGGTGGGCATGGCCGACGACTGGATCAAGATCTCCCAGGAGCGGAACCTGGGGCTGTCCAAGGCGGCCAAGAGCATCGGGCTGCTGACGGTCGCCGTCGGCTTCTCGGTCCTCGCCGTCACCGTCACCGACGTCCACACCAACCTCTCCTTCACCCGCTTCGACAACTTCGAGGACCTCGACCTGGGTCCGGTGCTGTGGTGCGTCTGGGCGGTGCTGCTCATCGTCGGCTGCACCAACGCGGTCAACCTCACCGACGGCCTCGACGGGCTGGCCGGGGGGTCGGCCATCTTCGGCTTCGCCGCCTTCACCGTCATCGCCTTCTGGGCCTTCCGCAACGCCGGCCAGGCCGGGGCGCTGGCCAACTACCAGATCCCCGACGCCCTCGACCTGGCTGTGGTGGCGGCCGCCCTCGTGGGGTCGACCACCGGGTTCCTGTGGTGGAACGCCACCCCGGCGCGCATCTTCATGGGCGACACCGGCTCGCTGGCCATCGGCGGCGGGCTGGCGGGGCTCGCCCTCCTGCTCAACACCCAGCTGCTGCTGCCCATCATCGGCGGGCTGTTCGTGTTCGAGACCATGTCGGTGATCGTCCAGGTGGCCGCCTTCCGGGCCTTCGGCAAGCGGCCCTTCCGCATGGCCCCGATCCACCACCACTACGAGTTCGCGGGCTGGCCCCAGACGACGATCATCGTGCGCTTCTGGATCCTGGCCGGCCTGTCCACCGCCATCGCCCTCGGCCTCTACCTGGCCGACTACATCCACCTCACCGGCCAGTGA